GGATAGCTCTCACCTACCAACATCATGGCATCTTTGTAGCTTGGAgtgaaaagaacaagaaaatccTCGTCAGGCAGTCCACAGAACTTCAGAActttattttgagcttgaaTTTCGGGGATGGAGATGAAACTCCCAGGGAAGGAGGCCTTCTTGGTGAGGATGTCAAGTAATCTTGATGGCTCTAGCTGGGTTCTGTCTAGATCCGGGTGACTGCTTCCATAAGATGGTGCCAAGGGTTCTCTGGAGCCAGTCCGTGGTGATCTCCTTTTATCATCAAGTGTGGGTTCAACTGGCTCCTCATTAATGCAAAGCGTGGAGAGATCTATTTGTTCACCTCCAACAAGTCCAGCATATTGTGGATATTTTGCCAGCACGTATTGTTCAACATATTGCATCTCTGCTGGGGTGATTGGCCCGGACCATCTAAGGTCTAGACCACGGAGTGTTGATATGGCTTCTGCTACTATGTGAGCAGGAATCACACCACGTGCTTTCTGTTAATGCATCAATTGATTAAATCAACATACTATCGAATTGCTGGAACTCATTTTTCggggggaagaaaagagagagagagattgatgaaTATCCTACCTTAATGACCATGCTGCTTGATCTACCATCATCTGTGGAGCCCTTAACTATAGATTTGAACGGGGACTTCTTTGGTCGATCTTCTTTCATTACCTATATATTTTAGCCGAATTTTAGCAATAGCCGCAGCTAGTTTAAGGATCTTAGAAAGCAAGAAATACAGAATCAAAGAATGTTTGAATTGAAGAACTCACCTTCAGACCAGCCATTGAAATTATCTTTGAATTGGTTTCCCTACCCATTGTTGCTTCTTTGTGCGCCACCGTTTAAAGTTTAGATGCTTCCTTTGCAACAGACAAGATTCAGGAGGGAAGGGAGGATCAAAAGGCTAAGAAATTAAAGATAGGATGCTTTGTAGAGATGCCTTGCAAAATGCACAGAAGATGTTGCTAGAGAGTTGGTCTGATATGGGAATTTTGGGACATAGGAGAGTCTTCAGAGATGTCAATGGAAGGGAAGTAAGAAAAAGCACAAGCCAATCTGCACTTTATTTGGTGTAAATTAGATATGGACTGTCGTGCTAGATAAAATTCAAGAAGTTGCTGAGGTTGTGATGAATTGGAGGAAGTAGGGAGGAAGGTGCATAGAGAAGACTTGGCCAAAGTTCTGACAGCAAATTTGACCAAAGGATTACTGAGTCACCTGAAACGATCTGCTTTAGCTTTGGAAACAAACAAGCATTGATACGTTGGTTAAATCACCCATACTGCCTCTACAGAACCTTCCAGCTGGAGAATAAGGTACGGTGGACCTTGGTtcttgaaaaaaggaaaaatgcgAATGCGGCTAGGCTTAGAATATTTCCAATTGTGATAGGATGTCAtccttcaattttaaattttctgctGAAAGTGACATCTGCGGATGCTGGTGGACAGGTGCAATTGACCTCTTCATTGGTATTTGATCTacgagtttttctttttcttcttgctgaGCATATTTTATCTATATTGTACGGTTGTTTAAAAATAGGCTTGTGATTGGTCTACAAAGTCATTTCCAGAGATTCTAATTCATGCAGAGATAAAGAAATGATGGATTCGTGACCGTTGGATTTGGTAGACTTTGAGaagaggtgttttttttttccagatttaGCGTAGTCCTTGTTGCAAGGACCCTCTTTTTGCATAGGAAATGGTTTGCTTGACCTGTGACCGGTAGAAGAACAATAGGATTTAAGAATTTCGTGAGGGACGGGTTTTTTGTCTGATTAAATGAAAGGATCTGATCTAGGTACAGAACTAGCACCATATGGACACCAAATTTTTGTAGCTGTTTTCCATCCAAGAAatagaccaaaagaaaatgagagagaagaggaagttGTGTATTTATCCCATCTCAGCTTGATATTGTCTACTTTTCACAGTGCAAAGTGACTGCTGTTCTCTTGACTGTTTGAGTGCAGTTCCTTCTTGTATCAGGTTGCACATTTAAACTTGATGCAGAAACTGGATCTCCATTAACTGAGGGTATGACATCCTCATATCTATCTTAACAATTGTCATAATCTTCTGATACGATTATGCCTCGAGTGCAAAGGCTGTCAATTGGGGTGTATGGCCATCTAGCTACTTTTGATGGCTTTGGTGCTCCATTAATCTTCAGGGACGACTCTTTGTTTATGCAGAAAGAGACGTCCTCGCACTGTGCAGACGCGGGTACTTTCTATCAGCGAGCATGTATATTGTACTCAGTCAATATGGAGTTAAGTAATAGCTATTCCTTTTGATTGCAGTACCTACGATACAATGTGTTCCTACAGGAGGAAAGAAAGATGCGGCTTGAAGATGCCTCGCTGCGAAGCGTTCACACAGACAAGCAATTGAAAAACCATATCATATATCTTGGCAAATTGACGTTAGAATAATGTATACAAGGATGCCTTTCGTACAGCTCATTCGACATTTATTATTAGCAGAAACGAATTTCCCATCTAATTTCTTGGCTGCTGGAGGGTGACATCagatttccattttttttatctcttgtTCGGGGGCTAGTTGCCGCAGGTTAAGGTGGAACAGCTGCCATTGATTTGTTTTAGCAATTTCTAGAGATTGGGGGCAATTTTCAGTAGGAAAATGTCAAGAAGAGTAATTTACACGCCTTTTAGCATGTAGTCAGTTCATTAAATTTGAGACTGATTTGCTCTATCCTGTTAAATTCCTTCACCGTTAAGTGGTATGACGTGTGTATATAGAGAGACACATTTGTACATGTGTCACGGCTTATTGACAAATGGTCGACCATTACTGTGGAGAAACCTTCTTAACCGTTGGATCTTTTAATGTCCTTATTAGAGAATTCCAACGCTTCTTTTAAAGTAATGCTACGCCACCTTCATACGAAACTCCTCTTGAAAAGGACCTTTCAACTaaatatctctctctttctctctctcatttgatAATCTTAAACCGATAGTGACATATTTTACATTAAATGCTTCCAATGATCTTTTAGACGCGAGAATGTCGCTTTAGATTTCGGCTAACTCATGGTCATAACAGTATGGGTAAGCGTGCTAGCCTAACGTCAAGTGAATGTAAGGTCTTCATTATATcgaagttttcctttttctttttatttttttatttttgcaacatCTTCGCATACACAGTTCAATGCTGGTTCTGGACAATACAGAACCGTTCGATGTCGCTGGTCGCTATTCCTCGCATGCTCGCCTTTTATCTTTTGCGGCGCCTTAATTTGGTTTGAGTCTGTTTCCTTCGGGCCTTGAGATTTCTTCACCGATTAGTCGTAAGCATATCTCGTGATcgatttgtttttcctttaccTCTCCCTAAAGGTGTTTGCTTGCCAGAACCGATCCAAGTCATCTTGCAAAGAGGGTTGGAAAAAAAGCCATCCGATGTTATTACAATGCCCTCACGCGTTTTCGTACCTCAAATCAGACGCAAAAACAGAGCTAAGGTTAAAAGAAGAAACGAAGTGGGGGCAGGGCGTTGGTTCTTATGTTAATGTCGTCCAAAATCATCCACCCATTTGCCAAAATTTCTCGTTAAGGGCTATGAgccttttgccttttttctcCCCATTTCCACATAAATACATAACTACAAACATTTGTGTCACTGGCTTagcaattaatttttgtaaagcTAAGTACATGACGTAGATACGACCCTCAATGTACCAAATATaaataattctatttttggatCATTCGCTCAAGCTTTGAGCCTATCGGGGCTTCTACATATTTAGAATTCCCCCAGCTAAAAGTGGCTTCTTCCTCAAATTGGATTATtcaatattaattgaattctaaTGACTATTTGACCGAATTTATCTCATGAAACTTGGCACCTACTGATTGGTTCGGAGGTACCGCATAAGGCAAAGGATGCAATACAGTAaaacatttctaaaaaattggaAACGCTAATAAGATCTTCTGGCTCTAAACCTGCTGATAGTAtttgcccaaaaataaaaaagagggagGTGAAATTgggaaatgaaaattacaaaatcCACTTTTGACACttcaaacagaaaaaaaaaaaaaaaaggaaaatttaattcaaatgcgatattttggaaatttttattttgcgaAATAAAACATCATATTAATTTGTATATGCTCCTCACATGACCACCAACCCTTGTACCTCGCTACCGAATCAAACCCCAAGCATCTTAATAATTGAATGATTCTTTTTGGCGTCTTCAAATTACTTTCACCCGAGAATCGGCAAAGATTGTGGCTAGATCTCATTGGGCCGACTCGCACCTGTTATATTGACTTCAAAAGGGCATTTTAACTTCTTATTCGGAACAAGATCCGTCTCCATCACAAGTTGTCCGCCCATCATTTTGAGACAATGGCCTTCCAACCAATTTTCATCCTTCAACCACATACTATGCACAAAAGAGCGGCAATCCCAACGACCCACATCAGATTATGGCAACCACCATCATATGCTAAACGATTAAAACGCCAATCACCTGATGTTCGTCCAATGAAAATACAAACGTAGGCAAATCTGATTTGACACGATGCAGTTAGGTGACCAGCTGACAGCTCGTAAAGATCTCTTGAAATTGAAGCGAAagcctctctccttctccctgACGCAATAAGGATACTAAAGATTCATGTCAATAGCAACTCATGGCGTCGAAAAAAGAACCCCCCACTGCAACACCATGGAGATGATGTGAAGGTGGCTGTACATGTGgtgaaaggaaagagaggaagatgCCCCCAGAAGTACCTCTGTCCTCCACTCTCGCAACACCCCTCATTCGCTACTCTCCTCCACCCCCTTCCGACGTAGAAGGCAACCACACGTTCAAACACAAATCGCTCCGAGGAACTAGGAAGATGAAACTTAGTGTAAGGAAACTCATACCAATTTTCGTATTGATCCTAGCATCCATATCCATCCTCAGATTCGTTCGAATCCTCATCACCACTTCAT
The sequence above is drawn from the Eucalyptus grandis isolate ANBG69807.140 chromosome 11, ASM1654582v1, whole genome shotgun sequence genome and encodes:
- the LOC104426157 gene encoding uncharacterized protein LOC104426157, giving the protein MGRETNSKIISMAGLKVMKEDRPKKSPFKSIVKGSTDDGRSSSMVIKKARGVIPAHIVAEAISTLRGLDLRWSGPITPAEMQYVEQYVLAKYPQYAGLVGGEQIDLSTLCINEEPVEPTLDDKRRSPRTGSREPLAPSYGSSHPDLDRTQLEPSRLLDILTKKASFPGSFISIPEIQAQNKVLKFCGLPDEDFLVLFTPSYKDAMMLVGESYPFFKGNCYMTVIGEDGDYIKEFATYKESKIISAPETWLDLRIKGSQLSQYFRRKCKHSPKGLFSYPADVNGTRYSMHWVSEAHRNSWHVLLDATALDVGEDCLNLSLHRPDFILCSLDNRHAHPSKITCLLVRKTSFDAPTIANE